One segment of Labrus mixtus chromosome 10, fLabMix1.1, whole genome shotgun sequence DNA contains the following:
- the pfdn6 gene encoding prefoldin subunit 6, with amino-acid sequence MAEALQKKLKAELEKYTGMQKDVSKSMSARQKLETQLTDNNIVKEELDLLDGTNTVYKLIGPVLVKQDLDEAKATVTKRLEYINGEIQRYEAILKDMEKKSEQHRELLSSLQQEYQRAQGMAGKV; translated from the exons ATGGCAGAGGCCCTTCAAAAGAAACTGAAAGCGGAGTTAGAAAAGTACACAGGGATGCAGAAAG ATGTGAGTAAGAGCATGTCAGCCAGACAGAAGCTGGAGACTCAGCTGACTGATAACAACATTGTCAAAGAG GAGCTAGATCTGCTGGACGGCACAAACACAGTATACAAGCTGATTGGTCCAGTGTTAGTAAAACAAGACCTGGATGAAGCCAAAGCCACCGTCACTAAGAGGCTGGAGTACATCAATGGAGAGAT TCAGAGGTACGAGGCTATCCTGAAAGACATGGAAAAGAAATCTGAACAGCATCGAGAACTCCTGTCCAGTTTACAGCAAGAATATCAGCGAGCTCAAGGCATGGCTGGCAAAGTCTGA
- the mmgt1 gene encoding ER membrane protein complex subunit 5, which produces MASSFWKGVVGIGLFALAHAAFSAAQHRSYMRLTEKENETLPIDIVLQTLLSFVMTCYGIVHIAGEFKDMDASSELKNKTFDTLRNHPSFYLFNHRGRVLFRTPEEEPSSVRNQQALPNPIRLRKLEHLH; this is translated from the exons ATGGCTTCGTCTTTTTGGAAAGGTGTTGTCGGCATCGGACTTTTTGCCTTAGCCCACGCAGCTTTTTCAGCCGCACAGC ATCGGTCATACATGAGACTCACAGAGAAGGAAAACGAGACACTACCAATTGAT attGTACTACAGACCTTGTTGTCGTTTGTGATGACCTGTTATGGTATTGTCCACATTGCTGGAGAGTTCAAAGATATGGACGCCTCCTCAGAACTGAAAAACAA aACATTTGATACGCTGAGGAACCACCCGTCGTTTTACCTCTTCAATCACAGGGGTCGGGTGCTGTTCCGCACGCCGGAGGAGGAGCCCTCCTCTGTACGCAACCAGCAAGCCCTCCCCAACCCCATACGGTTACGCAAACTGGAGCATTTGCACTGA
- the ints6l gene encoding integrator complex subunit 6: protein MPILVFLLDTSASMNQRTYLGTTYLDVAKGAVEVFMKLRARDPASRGDRYMLVTFDDPPYGVKAGWKENHATFMCELKNLQASGLTTLGHALRTAFDLLNLNRLVSGIDNYGQGRNPFFLEPSVIITITDGNKLTHSSGVPDELHLPLNSPLAGSELTKEPFRWDQRLFALVLRLPGATTPDSEQLGSVPTDESAITQMCEVTGGRSYCVRTQRMLNQCLESLVQKVQSGVVLNFEKTGPDPPLVGEESSVESSRPVPSFSSQAWHSCHKLIYVRPNPKTGVPVGHWPIPESFWPDQNSPTLPPRSAHPMVRFSCVDCEPMVIDKLPFDKYELEPSPLTQFVLERKSPHMCWQVFVSSSAKQNDIGQPFGYLKASTTLTCVNLFVMPYNYPVLLPLLDDLFKVHKLKPNLKWRQAFEMYLKTMPPYYLMPLKKALRMMGAPNLIADTMDCGLSYSVISYLKKLSQQAKMESDRLIVSVGKKAPQETGIKVKNHSNSLSLAYRQDFKQLLQGITGEGPLRLVDLNFKEFAGFQIALLNKDLKPQAYRNAYDIPRRNLLDQLTRMRSNLLRTSQKLIRGQDEDYLHSIPVAQMGNYQEYLKMTTSPLREIDPDQPKRLHTFGNPFKQDKKGMMIDEADEFVAGPQNKKRGNSGDSNSGITMKRRRSMSPLLRRPQTPPGSTNNMAVGKSPVAVSGQQSLLKAVPQTKGVEGNDTGGIETNGDSVLGSESGEMWPSEMDTETEDPPSLSLEEKAGLCEAEGEEDSNMIEETLLEEQLDEQPLEEKLDYDRLSPQSLLEDPESDPAVLETIYIAPLDGSQAELRSRIIKEVRKPGRNYEAILGILQHLRGPVNVQKYFIQYAIREAVRFKKRVLIQQLETALTDLEEKQTTTPQLLNDNGS from the exons ATGCCTATTTTAGTTTTCCTGTTAGACACGTCCGCCTCTATGAATCAGCGCACTTATTTGGGTACGACGTATCTGGACGTTGCTAAAGGCGCGGTTGAGGTCTTTATGAAG cTGCGTGCCCGAGACCCGGCTAGTAGAGGCGACAGGTACATGCTAGTTACATTCGATGATCCACCATACGGAGTGAAG GCAGGCTGGAAGGAGAATCATGCCACCTTCATGTGCGAGCTGAAGAACCTGCAGGCGTCTGGGCTAACTACCTTAGGCCACGCTCTCCGCACAGCCTTTGACCTGCTTAACCTCAACCGCCTTGTCTCAGGCATCGACAACTATGGACAG ggCCGCAACCCCTTCTTCCTCGAGCCATCCGTGATCATAACTATCACTGATGGGAACAAGCTGACACACAGCTCTGGGGTGCCCGACGAG CTGCACCTGCCCCTCAACTCTCCATTGGCAGGCAGTGAGCTGACCAAAGAGCCTTTTCGCTGGGACCAACGTCTGTTTGCACTGGTACTGAGGCTGCCAGGAGCAACCACGCCAGACAGCGAGCAGCTCGGCAGTGTCCCTACAGATGAGTCTGCCATCACCCAGATGTGTGAAGTCACTGGAG GGCGATCTTACTGTGTGCGGACACAGAGGATGTTGAACCAGTGTCTGGAGTCTCTGGTCCAAAAAGTTCAAAGTGGTGTTGTCCTTAATTTTGAGAAGACGGGTCCAGATCCGCCTCTTGTTGGAGAAG AGAGCTCGGTGGAGTCAAGTCGTCCTGTACCCTCCTTCAGCTCACAGGCATGGCACAGCTGCCACAAACTCATCTATGTGCGACCCAACCCAAAAACAGGAGTTCCAGTCGGGCATTGGCCCATACCAGAGTCCTTCTGGCCGGACCAGAATTCTCCCACCCTG CCTCCTCGCTCTGCACATCCCATGGTGCGTTTCTCGTGCGTGGACTGTGAGCCAATGGTGATCGACAAGCTTCCCTTCGACAAGTATGAACTAGAGCCATCTCCACTCACCCAGTTCGTTTTGGAGAGGAAGTCCCCACACATGTGCTGGCAG GTGTTTGTTAGCAGcagtgcaaagcaaaatgacATTGGGCAACCATTTGGTTACCTTAAAGCCAGCACCACTCTCACCTGTGTCAACCTGTTTGTCATGCCTTACAACTATCCCGTCCTCCTTCCACTACTTG ATGACTTGTTTAAAGTGCACAAACTAAAACCGAACCTCAAGTGGCGACAGGCTTTTGAGATGTACCTGAAGACAATGCCTCCATACTACCTCATG CCCTTAAAAAAGGCCTTGAGGATGATGGGGGCACCTAATCTTATTGCAGACACCATGGACTGTGGCCTGAGCTACAGTGTTATCTCCTATTTGAAGAAGCTCAGTCAGCAG GCAAAGATGGAATCTGATCGTCTGATCGTCTCTGTTGGGAAAAAAGCTCCACAAGAAACTGGCATCAAGGTGAAGAACCACTCCAACTCCCTCTCTCTGGCCTACCGCCAGGACTTCAAGCAGTTGCTACAAGGAATCACTGGGGAGGGGCCTCTACGCCTTGTGGACCTCAACTTCAAAGAGTTTGCTGGCTTCCAGATCGCCCTGCTCAACAAG GATTTAAAACCTCAAGCTTATCGAAATGCCTACGACATCCCGAGGCGGAACCTTCTGGATCAACTCACTCGAATGCGCTCCAATTTGCTACGGACATCACAGAAACTCATCCGAGGACAAGACGAAG ACTACCTGCACAGTATTCCTGTGGCTCAGATGGGAAACTATCAGGAGTACCTAAAAATGACGACGTCTCCGCTGAGAGAGATCGACCCTGACCAACCGAAACGCCTTCACACATTTGGGAATCCTTTCAAGCAGGATAAGAAG GGCATGATGATCGATGAGGCCGATGAGTTTGTTGCAGGCCctcaaaataagaaaagaggAAATTCTGGCGATTCCAACTCAGGCATTACTATGAAGAGAAGGCGGAGTATGTCCCCGTTACTGCGACGACCACAGACCCCTCCAGGAAGCACAAACAACATGGCGGTGGGGAAGAGTCCAGTAGCTGTTTCAGGGCAGCAGAGCCTCCTCAAAGCCGTCCCACAGACCAAAG GAGTAGAAGGCAACGACACGGGAGGCATTGAGACTAATGGGGACAGCGTTCTTGGCTCTGAGTCGGGGGAGATGTGGCCCTCTGAGATGGACACTGAAACAGAGGATCCGCCTTCACTGAGCCTAGAGGAGAAGGCCGGGTTGTGTGAAGCAGAGGGGGAAGAGGACAGCAACATGATCGAGGAGACGCTGCTAGAAGAGCAACTAGATGAGCAGCCATTGGAGGAGAAACTCGACTATGACAGACTGAGTCCACAGAGCCTGCTTGAGGACCCTGAATCTGACCCTGCAGTACTTGAGACTATATATATAGCCCCACTAGATGGCAGCCAAGCAGAGTTGAGGAGCCGGATTATCAAGGAAGTCCGCAAACCTGGAAGAA ACTATGAGGCAATACTTGGAATACTGCAGCACCTGAGAGGACCAGTTAACGTCCAGAAGTACTTCATCCAATATGCTATCAGAGAGGCTGTCAG GTTCAAGAAGCGGGTTCTGATCCAGCAGCTGGAGACGGCCCTCACTGATCTGGAAGAGAAGCAAACAACAACTCCACAGCTTCTCAATGACAATGGCAGTTAG